Genomic DNA from Candidatus Cloacimonadota bacterium:
TGCAAAAGACTTAACTTTACGAAAATCATCTGAAAGTATTTCTTCTGAAAGAATTTATGTAAAGTCCGAGCCTTTCATTCCGAAGATTCTCTTAATTATATCTTTCGAGGAATCCGCACCTTAAAACAAGAAAAAAATAAACCTTGTAGATTCTTCGAGAGAAAAGCAGGAAGAAGAACTCAGAATGACAGAAGAAAGGATAAAATATGATCGCTAGATATTTAACAGTTATCGGTTATACTATCTTAATAATTTTTATTGGAGTATACGGTTCCAAACGAACCAAATCATTCAAAGATTTTATGCTGGGAGGTGGAAAAGTCGGTCCCTGGATGACTGCTTTTTCTTATGGAACTGCCTATTTTTCAGCAGTTTTGTTTATCGGTTTTGCCGGAAAGATCGGCTGGGGATTTGGTCTCTCCGGTTTATGGATCGCAGTTGGAAACACTTTTATCGGAGTTCTCGGAGTCTGGTTATTGCTGGGAAATAAGATCAAAAAAACTGCTACTTCTTACAATATCAGCACCATGCCGGAATTCCTCGAAGCAAGATATAATTCTCCCTTCCTGAAATTATTCGCATCCATCGCAATTTTCATTTTTTTTATTCCCTACACAGCTGCAGTTTTTATGGGATTGAGTTATCTCTTTGAATCAAATTTCCACCTTCCCTACACTTATGTTCTTCTGTTTATGGGAATTCTAACCGGAACCTATCTCGTTCTTGGTGGATATAAATCTATGGCAATGATCGATGTTATTTTCGGTATAATTATGGTTGTCGGAGTTTTCATTCTTTTAGGAAGTACGGTTTCCAAAGGTGAGGGACTACCCAATATTTTCCAAAGTTTGAAAGAGATTGATCCCAAACTTGTTTCTCCGGTCGGACCTCCCGGAATTTGGGCTTTACTATCGCTTGTTTTCCTGACGAGTGTTGCTCCTTTTGCCATGCCGCAACTCGTTCAGAAATTTTATGCGATCAAAGATAAAAGATCAGTGAAGATCGGAATGATCGCTTCCAGCATTTTTGCTTTGATCGTAACCGGAACAGCATATTTTACCGGAGCATTGACTCGCATTTTTCTTTCTCCGGAGAAAAATCCTCTGGCAGTTATGTATAATGAAGCAGGAAAAATTATACCAAATCATGTCGATGCCTTAATGCCGGAACTCCTGGTAACTGTCATTCCAGAAGTTTTATCTGTTATTATCCTTCTTCTGATCTTATCTGCTTCCATGTCAACTCTGGCGGCACTGGTATTGATCTCCAGTTCTGCGATCACTAAAGATCTTTATCACGGATTCCTGAACAAAGATGCTTCTGATAAAACTCTAACCATCCTGATGAGAGCCGGAAGCGTGTTTTTTATCATTCTTTCAATAATTTTAGCCCTTTTCAAACCGGCTGTTATTGTAACCATTCTCGCAATTTCCTGGGGAGCGATCGCATCCGTATTTCTCGGACCTTTTATCTGGGGACTTTTCAGTAAAAGAGTGAATAAAACCGGTGCTATTTTTTCTTCGGTTGGCGGACTCGCTATTTGTATTATTCTCTTTATTTTGTGGGGAAAAAGAATGGTTCCGCAAGCCGGGAGTATTGGAATGATCGCTTCGTTGGTGCTGGCTCCGGTTTTCAGTTTGTTTGGGAAAAAGGTAAATTAACAACGAATCAGACTTCGCATTGCTACGACACGGCAAGCAAAACTAACAAAAAATCAATATTTCGAACTTATTTTAAAAACTTATGAAAACACATAATCGAGTCTTAAATCCGGAAACTCTTTCTTAAATTTGGATAACATCGATAAAGTCGGATTTGCAGTTGAAGGTTTTTCAAACTTCTGATAACTCCAGATATTTTTCATACCCAATTTCGCAGCAAT
This window encodes:
- a CDS encoding sodium:solute symporter, translated to MIARYLTVIGYTILIIFIGVYGSKRTKSFKDFMLGGGKVGPWMTAFSYGTAYFSAVLFIGFAGKIGWGFGLSGLWIAVGNTFIGVLGVWLLLGNKIKKTATSYNISTMPEFLEARYNSPFLKLFASIAIFIFFIPYTAAVFMGLSYLFESNFHLPYTYVLLFMGILTGTYLVLGGYKSMAMIDVIFGIIMVVGVFILLGSTVSKGEGLPNIFQSLKEIDPKLVSPVGPPGIWALLSLVFLTSVAPFAMPQLVQKFYAIKDKRSVKIGMIASSIFALIVTGTAYFTGALTRIFLSPEKNPLAVMYNEAGKIIPNHVDALMPELLVTVIPEVLSVIILLLILSASMSTLAALVLISSSAITKDLYHGFLNKDASDKTLTILMRAGSVFFIILSIILALFKPAVIVTILAISWGAIASVFLGPFIWGLFSKRVNKTGAIFSSVGGLAICIILFILWGKRMVPQAGSIGMIASLVLAPVFSLFGKKVN